The following proteins come from a genomic window of Montipora foliosa isolate CH-2021 chromosome 2, ASM3666993v2, whole genome shotgun sequence:
- the LOC137984891 gene encoding solute carrier family 49 member 4 homolog, producing the protein MGSPGEKTKVLIAPDSSYQYGSVGAIHQGDFKVYKRRWYIMLVFFFCSALNGLKWNTWSPIQGTSQVVFGWSDTTITLLVAWSPIVFIIIFVPVSWLMDSKGLRASTLLLAFSNFAASALQAIPLTDLKWQTWLVHLGMIVGNIGAPVGMGLGPLISAAWFPPDQRTTSTALASLSSYVGVGLAFVVGPLLVPDVGHHGETIGKSIDYNKIRKNMTSEQLHYLKRKIMDLMYIELGATVLLLLIVIVYFPKKPPLPPSLTATINRLDFKDGFRRLISNKQFLLLLFINGITLGVYNGWSSILDLNLSQFGLGEKIAGWLGFGTSMTGIVAGVALSWLADHVSRHMKAIQLVLLSGAAVSYTLFTLMCARIIPYNKTVLFLSCGLGGFFTNGSIPLFFEMAVETAYPVAEGITSVFLISCANVPQLIFYIFPMLPNFGLKWINWCILVTYAACVPLLALWKERYYRSEVDDREKPEGMSNSIISPIK; encoded by the exons ATGGGCTCACCCGGAGAGAAGACGAAAGTTTTGATTGCACCCGATTCCTCTTATCAATACGGATCTGTAGGCGCTATCCATCAAGGGGACTTCAAAGTTTATAAGCGCAGATGGTACATCATGTTGGTGTTCTTCTTTTGCTCTGCCCTGAATGGTTTGAAATGGAACACATGGAGTCCAATCCAGGGAACCTCACAGGTTGTATTTGGTTGGAGTGATACAACTATTACCTTATTAGTCGCATGGTCGCCTATTGTATTCATAATTATATTTGTGCCGGTTTCGTGGTTGATGGACTCCAAAG GGTTAAGAGCGTCTACTCTTCTCCTTGCCTTTTCTAACTTCGCAGCTTCAGCTCTTCAAGCCATTCCACTAACAGATCTTAAATGGCAAACGTGGCTGGTTCATCTTGGAATGATCGTCGGCAACATAGGTGCCCCTGTTGGCATGGGATTAGGTCCTCTTATCTCCGCAGCATGGTTTCCGCCAGACCAGCGAACAACCTCGACCGCGCTAGCCTCGTTGTCTTCTTATGTTGGCGTGGGGTTGGCATTCGTCGTTGGTCCTCTACTGGTGCCTGATGTGGGCCATCATGGCGAAACCATCGGGAAAAGCATTGACTATaacaaaattcgcaaaaacatGACCTCCGAGCAGTTGCATTATCTCAAACGAAAAATCATGGACCTTATGTACATCGAATTGGGAGCGACAGTGTTGTTATTACTGATAGTAATTGTCTACTTTCCTAAGAAACCTCCATTGCCGCCAAGTTTGACTGCAACGATCAATCGCTTGGATTTCAAGGATGGCTTTAGACGGCTTATTTCCAACAAGCAGttcttgttgttgctttttATCAATGGTATTACTCTTGGTGTATACAACGGATGGTCTTCAATTTTAGACTTAAACTTGTCGCAATTCGGTTTGGGAGAGAAAATCGCTGGATGGCTTGGTTTTGGAACTTCGATGACAGGAATAGTGGCAGGAGTCGCATTGTCTTG GCTTGCAGATCACGTGTCACGTCACATGAAAGCCATCCAGCTCGTCCTTCTCTCTGGTGCCGCAGTATCCTACACTTTATTCACTCTGATGTGTGCCAGAATCATTCCCTACAACAAAACGGTCCTCTTCCTATCCTGCGGTCTCGGAGGCTTTTTTACAAACGGATCCATTCCACTCTTTTTTGAGATGGCAGTGGAGACCGCCTATCCTGTAGCAGAAGGCATCACTTCTGTTTTCCTGATAAGCTGTGCAAATGTCCCCCAGTTGATATTCTACATATTTCCTATGTTGCCCAATTTCGGGCTCAAGTGGATCAATTGGTGCATTTTGGTTACATATGCTGCCTGTGTTCCTTTACTCGCGCTTTGGAAAGAGAGATATTATCGCTCTGAAGTAGACGACCGAGAAAAACCAGAGGGAATGAGCAACAGTATTATCTCACCAATAAAATAG